A section of the Bacillota bacterium genome encodes:
- a CDS encoding DUF503 domain-containing protein — protein sequence MIVGVLKLEVFIGGASSLKDKRRVVRRVCDRVRARHNVAIAEVGECDLWQRSTLGVACVSNEMKLVESVLSSVLRDVEMETDLEVTRCERTIV from the coding sequence ATGATAGTCGGCGTTCTAAAGCTCGAAGTCTTCATAGGCGGAGCTTCGTCTCTCAAAGACAAACGGAGAGTCGTCCGGAGGGTATGCGACAGGGTGAGGGCGAGGCACAACGTGGCCATCGCCGAGGTCGGCGAGTGCGACCTGTGGCAGCGTTCCACGCTCGGGGTCGCGTGTGTGTCCAACGAGATGAAGCTCGTTGAGTCTGTTCTCTCGAGCGTGCTGCGCGATGTGGAGATGGAGACCGACCTCGAGGTGACCAGGTGTGAAAGAACCATCGTTTGA
- a CDS encoding YqhV family protein produces the protein MTGEEKVVASMACLRAAGAVVEILGALLMLKCGRVTTGLRINAVLGALGPVVLTLVCGLGLSSIVGRVSWVKLLIILCGAMLVLVGAR, from the coding sequence ATGACGGGGGAAGAGAAGGTGGTCGCGTCCATGGCATGCCTCAGGGCGGCGGGCGCCGTGGTCGAGATCCTTGGCGCGCTGTTGATGCTCAAGTGCGGTCGGGTCACGACCGGGCTCAGGATCAACGCGGTCCTGGGTGCCCTAGGTCCGGTGGTCCTCACCCTCGTGTGCGGACTCGGGCTGTCGAGCATCGTGGGCAGAGTATCCTGGGTGAAACTACTCATCATCCTGTGTGGCGCAATGCTTGTCTTGGTGGGCGCGAGGTAG
- a CDS encoding bifunctional oligoribonuclease/PAP phosphatase NrnA — translation MESHEDIARILMRYRSFLIATHVFPDGDAIGSALGLGFGLQKTGRKAVISCPGGVPETLSFLPGSNRVVAPDRVFGEFEAAVVLDSSDLDRIEGISDKISSGVPVINIDHHVTNKVFGTYNYVDPGAAAVGEQIYRILTAMRVPVDRDMATCLFTAVSTDSGFFRFSNTSPTTLRIAARLVEKGAEPFKISEQVYETKTLGSLRLLGRVLDTLRVDEAGKVAWVEIKREWLSEFGVDEGQTEGFVNYPRMVRGVEVALLFRESTEGKIRVGMRSRGDFDVSVLAEVFNGGGHSRAAGCSIEAVSLEDARLAVLGKVYELMAAR, via the coding sequence GTGGAGAGCCATGAAGACATCGCGCGCATCCTCATGCGGTACCGGTCGTTCCTCATAGCGACCCACGTGTTCCCAGACGGGGATGCCATCGGCTCCGCTCTCGGGCTTGGTTTCGGGCTCCAGAAGACCGGAAGGAAGGCGGTAATCTCCTGCCCTGGTGGCGTTCCTGAGACCTTGAGCTTTTTGCCCGGTTCGAACAGAGTGGTGGCACCGGATCGCGTCTTCGGGGAGTTCGAGGCGGCCGTGGTTCTCGATTCGAGCGACCTCGACCGCATCGAAGGGATATCTGACAAGATCAGCTCGGGAGTGCCCGTGATCAATATCGACCATCACGTGACCAACAAGGTGTTCGGAACATACAACTACGTGGACCCGGGGGCGGCCGCCGTGGGTGAGCAGATTTACAGGATTCTGACAGCCATGCGGGTGCCCGTGGACAGGGACATGGCGACCTGCCTTTTCACGGCCGTGAGCACCGACTCGGGGTTCTTCCGGTTCTCAAACACGAGCCCGACCACTCTCCGTATCGCTGCCCGGCTTGTAGAGAAGGGTGCCGAGCCGTTCAAGATCTCCGAGCAAGTGTACGAGACCAAGACGCTGGGCAGTTTGAGGCTGCTTGGCCGCGTCCTCGATACCTTAAGGGTCGACGAGGCCGGGAAAGTCGCGTGGGTGGAGATCAAGCGTGAGTGGCTGTCCGAATTCGGAGTCGATGAGGGCCAAACGGAGGGTTTCGTGAACTATCCTCGCATGGTCAGAGGCGTTGAGGTGGCGCTCCTCTTCCGAGAGAGCACCGAAGGCAAGATCCGCGTCGGCATGAGGTCCAGGGGGGACTTCGATGTGAGCGTGCTTGCCGAGGTCTTCAACGGCGGAGGCCACTCCAGGGCCGCGGGCTGCAGCATCGAAGCGGTTTCGCTCGAGGACGCGAGGCTGGCCGTGCTCGGCAAGGTATACGAGTTGATGGCGGCGAGGTAG
- a CDS encoding YlxR family protein, translating into MARGKTRQRVKKVPQRTCVGCRQVRPKKELVRIVRTPEGLVEMDPTGKRSGRGAYVCPDPGCLDLALRGKRLDAALEVHVPAEVVDDLMRQISLYASGKPPA; encoded by the coding sequence ATGGCGAGGGGGAAGACTCGTCAACGGGTGAAGAAGGTTCCACAGCGCACGTGCGTGGGATGCAGGCAGGTCCGTCCGAAGAAGGAGCTCGTCAGGATAGTGCGCACACCGGAAGGGCTCGTCGAGATGGATCCAACCGGAAAGCGGTCCGGGAGGGGAGCGTACGTCTGCCCGGATCCTGGATGTCTTGACTTGGCGTTGAGAGGAAAGAGGCTGGACGCGGCCCTCGAGGTGCATGTGCCTGCGGAAGTGGTGGATGACCTAATGCGTCAGATCTCGTTGTACGCGAGCGGAAAGCCTCCAGCCTGA
- the rbfA gene encoding 30S ribosome-binding factor RbfA, translating into MARLRVERVAEAIRSEVADILAREIKDPRLGFATVTDVEVSDDLRHVKVFVSVMGDRAQVDETMAALESATGFVRSEIGRRVRLRHTPEITFRYDTSIKRGARVFELLKEIQSAKETKDGKGGRE; encoded by the coding sequence ATGGCTCGGCTGAGGGTTGAGAGGGTCGCGGAAGCAATCCGGTCCGAGGTGGCGGACATTCTGGCGCGTGAGATCAAGGATCCACGGCTGGGGTTCGCCACCGTGACCGACGTGGAAGTGTCGGACGACTTGCGTCACGTGAAGGTATTCGTGAGCGTGATGGGCGACAGGGCACAGGTAGACGAGACCATGGCCGCCCTCGAGAGCGCGACCGGGTTCGTCCGCAGCGAGATCGGCCGGCGAGTCAGGCTTCGTCATACGCCGGAAATAACCTTCCGGTACGATACGTCGATAAAGCGAGGGGCTCGGGTTTTCGAGCTCCTCAAGGAGATCCAGAGCGCGAAGGAGACCAAGGACGGAAAGGGAGGCCGGGAGTAG
- a CDS encoding ribosome maturation factor RimP translates to MKPQDIENLVTDILRPMVDGRGIELVDVEYVREGGQWYLRVYIDRPEGVSMDDCEWVNNELGGKLDELDPIPQSYVLEVSSSGEKPLRRESDYERFRGRMVLVSTYAPVEGRKSFEGRLLGLVDGKVRLDVEGRTFEVPRDKISHARLVVEI, encoded by the coding sequence GTGAAACCCCAGGACATCGAGAACCTAGTCACGGACATCCTAAGGCCGATGGTGGATGGAAGAGGGATAGAGCTCGTGGACGTTGAATACGTCCGAGAAGGTGGCCAGTGGTATCTAAGGGTGTACATCGATCGCCCTGAAGGAGTCTCCATGGACGACTGCGAGTGGGTCAACAACGAGCTAGGTGGCAAACTGGACGAGCTCGATCCGATTCCTCAGAGCTACGTCCTCGAGGTCTCGTCCTCGGGAGAGAAGCCGCTCAGGCGCGAAAGCGATTACGAGCGGTTCCGCGGGCGCATGGTGCTCGTTAGTACGTACGCTCCCGTAGAAGGTAGGAAGTCGTTTGAGGGCAGGCTGCTCGGTTTGGTCGACGGGAAGGTGAGGCTCGACGTGGAGGGGCGCACATTCGAGGTGCCCCGCGATAAGATAAGCCACGCGAGGCTCGTCGTTGAGATCTAG
- a CDS encoding cell wall-binding repeat-containing protein: MPLLTYDSPNTTRVFGRGPYQTNVAVTQLVFGRRSNAVVLASSERPLDAIAALSLVHQPIDGPVLLCPPNGLDSVTVDEIRRLAPLGVEGLAQVIMIGAVGSDVEQHVASLGFSVMRLTGMNAYHTAAEIVRFLGYPEDIMLLSGEHPLSGLCAGAMAAHAGVPVLFTLRDTLPQETVGAIRACGKSVNVFMVGSRNLISDQVEEAVRDLTSGTVGRISGEDPFELSVRFAKYRSADGRFGFGKTDKHGHAFTFVNPGRWQDAISGALLARMGKHPPILFCRRDDVPAVVREYLLSVNPARGRPEPPFMHGFIVGDLDAMSIPVQLEIDDTLSIDGKADREIVHTVAPGDNLLQIARRYGVPMRDIANANQLSAQTCLEPGARLLIPYSVTGAPPAPPAQELH; the protein is encoded by the coding sequence ATGCCGCTGCTCACCTACGATTCGCCCAACACAACGAGGGTCTTCGGCAGAGGACCTTACCAGACGAACGTCGCGGTGACACAGCTCGTCTTCGGGCGAAGGTCCAACGCGGTGGTCTTGGCAAGCTCCGAACGGCCGCTGGACGCCATCGCTGCCCTCTCCCTCGTGCACCAGCCGATTGACGGGCCGGTGCTGCTCTGCCCGCCGAACGGTCTCGACTCTGTCACCGTCGACGAGATTCGCAGGCTGGCGCCCTTAGGTGTGGAAGGTCTTGCGCAGGTGATCATGATCGGAGCAGTCGGTAGCGACGTTGAGCAGCATGTTGCCTCCCTGGGGTTCTCAGTCATGAGGTTGACCGGAATGAACGCGTACCACACGGCGGCTGAGATCGTGAGGTTCCTGGGTTATCCGGAAGACATCATGCTGCTCTCGGGCGAGCATCCCCTGTCCGGCCTATGTGCAGGCGCCATGGCCGCGCACGCTGGAGTGCCCGTGCTCTTTACCCTCAGGGACACCCTACCCCAGGAGACTGTGGGAGCGATACGCGCTTGCGGGAAGTCTGTGAACGTGTTCATGGTTGGGAGCCGCAACCTCATCTCGGACCAGGTGGAGGAGGCTGTGCGGGACCTCACTTCTGGCACGGTGGGGAGGATCTCCGGCGAGGATCCCTTCGAGCTCTCGGTGAGATTCGCGAAGTACCGCTCTGCAGACGGTAGGTTCGGGTTCGGCAAGACGGACAAACACGGCCACGCATTCACCTTCGTCAACCCCGGGAGGTGGCAGGACGCGATATCCGGCGCGCTCCTCGCTCGCATGGGTAAACACCCACCGATTCTCTTTTGCCGCAGGGACGACGTTCCTGCGGTCGTCCGCGAGTACCTGCTCAGCGTGAACCCCGCAAGGGGACGTCCGGAGCCCCCGTTCATGCATGGCTTCATAGTCGGCGATCTCGACGCCATGTCCATCCCGGTGCAGCTCGAAATAGACGACACCCTGTCGATAGATGGAAAGGCTGATCGCGAAATCGTGCACACCGTTGCTCCTGGAGACAACCTCCTTCAGATAGCTAGACGCTACGGCGTGCCGATGCGAGACATCGCCAACGCGAACCAGCTCTCGGCACAGACCTGCCTCGAGCCCGGGGCAAGGCTACTCATCCCATACTCCGTCACCGGAGCGCCCCCCGCGCCGCCCGCCCAGGAGCTTCACTGA
- the infB gene encoding translation initiation factor IF-2, with protein sequence MPAPLPSRAAALDETGSGEARAVSRGNETERDTVAPAETRRQPAAMQPPAQQLPAKQPPAKRAGPGRPATGAATTGAAATGVASSPRPRPVQPPAADSRKPSAERLQRPDARRERREDRREQQERHPERRLELIKSGKGAEKLREARAEAIIRARMPRRPSAAQPAAAPASRKREHPKRQTRIALPPSITVGELAEKLGVGSAEVIKSLMTMGILATINQEIDFDAASLVADEHGFDVEPLEQQEAREFGIEDVQDAPEALKPRPPVVTVLGHVDHGKTSLLDAIRQTNVTAQEAGGITQHIGAYQVELGGRKITFIDTPGHEAFTAMRARGAQVTDIAVLVVAADDGVMPQTVEAINHARAAKVPIVVAINKIDKANAQPDRVKQELAQQGLVPEEWGGDTVTVEISALRKQGIQELLEMILLVADMRELKANPDRAAKGTVIEARLDKGRGPVATVLVEKGTLRVGDAIVAGEVSGKVRAMVDDQGKSVDVAGPSMPVEVLGFSEVPQAGDVLHVVPEDKLAKQLAARRSERKRAEEAQGARSVSLEALFGKIREGEVKELNLIIKADVQGSVEALRRSLENLSTDEVKVNVIHSGVGAITESDVMLASTSGAIIIGFQVRPDVNARKMAERDGVDIRLYRIIYDATSDVKSAMEGLLEPEKREVTVGKADVMATFRVPKIGVVAGCKVSEGKISRDSLVRVIRDNVVVHEGRIESLKRFKDDVSEVAAGYECGIGIAGFQDIREGDLIEAFKVEETRREL encoded by the coding sequence ATGCCTGCGCCGCTCCCGTCCAGAGCTGCGGCTCTTGACGAGACGGGCAGCGGCGAGGCACGAGCTGTCTCGCGGGGGAACGAAACGGAACGGGACACGGTCGCTCCGGCTGAAACCCGGAGACAACCTGCGGCAATGCAGCCTCCTGCTCAGCAGCTCCCCGCGAAGCAACCGCCCGCAAAGCGCGCAGGTCCGGGCCGTCCCGCGACGGGTGCCGCGACGACGGGGGCAGCGGCCACAGGCGTGGCGTCAAGCCCTCGACCACGCCCGGTTCAGCCTCCCGCTGCGGACTCGAGGAAGCCCTCCGCCGAGCGTCTTCAGAGGCCCGATGCCAGGAGGGAGCGCAGGGAGGACCGCAGGGAGCAGCAGGAACGTCACCCGGAACGCAGGTTGGAACTCATAAAGAGCGGCAAAGGCGCGGAGAAGCTGCGAGAGGCGCGTGCGGAAGCCATCATCAGAGCGAGAATGCCCAGACGCCCGAGTGCGGCCCAGCCAGCCGCTGCACCGGCCTCCCGGAAGAGGGAGCATCCGAAGAGGCAGACGCGGATCGCCTTGCCGCCAAGCATCACCGTGGGAGAGCTGGCAGAGAAGCTCGGCGTCGGCTCGGCGGAGGTCATCAAGTCCTTGATGACCATGGGTATCCTCGCCACCATCAACCAAGAGATAGACTTCGACGCCGCAAGCCTGGTTGCGGACGAGCACGGTTTCGACGTGGAGCCGCTCGAGCAGCAGGAGGCGAGGGAGTTCGGAATCGAGGACGTACAGGACGCGCCGGAGGCTCTAAAGCCCAGGCCGCCCGTGGTGACCGTGCTGGGACACGTAGATCACGGCAAGACGTCGCTGCTCGACGCCATTCGCCAGACCAATGTGACGGCTCAAGAAGCAGGAGGCATCACGCAACACATCGGAGCTTACCAGGTGGAGCTCGGCGGCAGGAAGATAACATTCATCGACACGCCCGGTCACGAGGCGTTCACCGCCATGAGGGCCCGCGGTGCCCAAGTGACCGACATAGCGGTGCTCGTGGTTGCGGCGGACGACGGCGTCATGCCGCAGACCGTGGAGGCCATCAACCACGCTCGGGCAGCAAAGGTGCCGATCGTGGTCGCGATAAACAAGATAGACAAGGCCAACGCCCAGCCTGACAGGGTTAAGCAGGAGCTCGCCCAGCAAGGCCTGGTTCCTGAGGAGTGGGGCGGAGACACCGTGACGGTCGAGATATCCGCCCTCCGCAAGCAAGGCATTCAGGAACTCTTGGAGATGATCTTGCTTGTCGCAGACATGAGGGAGCTCAAGGCGAACCCTGACAGAGCGGCCAAGGGAACCGTGATCGAGGCGAGGCTTGACAAGGGCAGAGGGCCTGTTGCCACAGTCCTGGTTGAGAAGGGAACGCTTCGAGTGGGCGATGCGATCGTCGCCGGCGAGGTCTCCGGCAAAGTGCGCGCAATGGTCGACGACCAGGGCAAGTCGGTCGATGTCGCAGGGCCGTCCATGCCCGTGGAAGTTCTCGGGTTCTCGGAGGTGCCGCAAGCGGGAGACGTGCTTCATGTGGTTCCTGAAGACAAGCTGGCGAAGCAACTTGCGGCAAGGCGGTCTGAGAGGAAACGCGCGGAGGAGGCCCAGGGGGCGCGCTCTGTCAGTCTGGAGGCCCTCTTTGGTAAGATAAGAGAGGGTGAGGTCAAGGAGCTCAATTTGATCATCAAGGCTGACGTCCAAGGATCCGTGGAGGCGCTCAGACGGTCGCTGGAGAACCTGTCCACCGATGAGGTCAAGGTGAACGTCATCCACTCCGGAGTCGGTGCGATCACCGAGAGCGATGTCATGCTGGCCTCCACTTCGGGCGCCATCATCATTGGATTCCAGGTGCGGCCGGATGTAAACGCGAGGAAGATGGCGGAGAGGGACGGCGTTGACATACGTCTCTACAGGATCATTTACGATGCTACGTCCGACGTGAAGTCGGCCATGGAAGGACTGCTCGAACCCGAGAAGCGTGAGGTGACAGTTGGGAAGGCAGACGTGATGGCTACCTTCCGCGTTCCGAAGATCGGAGTCGTGGCAGGGTGCAAGGTGAGCGAGGGCAAGATCAGTCGAGACTCGCTTGTCCGGGTCATCCGCGATAACGTTGTCGTCCATGAAGGAAGGATCGAGTCGCTGAAGAGGTTTAAGGATGACGTCTCCGAGGTCGCGGCCGGCTACGAATGCGGGATCGGGATAGCCGGTTTCCAGGACATCAGAGAGGGTGACTTGATCGAGGCCTTCAAGGTGGAGGAGACCCGTCGCGAGCTGTAG
- a CDS encoding cyclic 2,3-diphosphoglycerate synthase, producing the protein MGAAGRDFHNFNTFFRDNDEYEVVAFTATQIPNIEGRRYPPELAGEGYPDGIPILAEEELAAIIEANGVDQVIFAYSDVSHLDVMHKASLALAKGTDFRLMGPGTTMLKSRVPVIAITAVRTGVGKSQTTRRVTDIMKKHGKKTVVVRHPMPYGDLIKQRVQRFATFDDLDRYDTTIEEREEYEPHIARGFVVYAGVDYGAILREAEREAEVVLWDGGNNDMPFYEPDLLITLADPHRPGHETSFHPGETNLRMADVVVLNKVDTAKPEDVDRVEATVKRINPGAAVIRAASPIVLEQGDMIRGKKALVVEDGPTLTHGGMTYGAGVIAARRHGAAELVDPEPYAVGSIKATLRKYPDLEPLLPAMGYGREQIRELEETVNRTPADVVIIGTPIDLRRVMNITKPAFRVSYELEEIGRPTLEEIILERFTGTLF; encoded by the coding sequence ATGGGCGCTGCTGGTCGTGACTTTCACAACTTCAACACGTTTTTCCGTGACAACGATGAGTACGAGGTCGTGGCGTTCACGGCGACACAGATTCCGAACATCGAAGGGAGGCGCTATCCGCCCGAGCTTGCGGGGGAAGGTTATCCCGACGGCATTCCCATCCTCGCCGAGGAGGAGCTGGCTGCCATAATCGAGGCTAACGGTGTGGACCAGGTGATCTTCGCATACAGCGACGTCTCTCACCTGGACGTGATGCACAAGGCTTCGTTGGCGCTGGCCAAGGGGACGGATTTTCGCCTCATGGGTCCTGGAACCACGATGCTCAAGTCGAGAGTGCCGGTCATCGCCATCACTGCCGTGCGGACCGGCGTCGGCAAGAGCCAGACGACTCGCAGAGTGACGGATATCATGAAGAAGCACGGCAAGAAGACGGTCGTGGTCCGCCATCCCATGCCGTACGGGGATCTCATAAAGCAGAGGGTTCAGAGGTTCGCGACTTTTGACGATCTCGACAGGTATGATACGACCATAGAGGAGCGGGAAGAGTACGAGCCGCACATAGCGAGAGGCTTCGTGGTCTACGCGGGGGTAGACTACGGCGCGATACTGCGGGAGGCTGAGAGAGAGGCGGAGGTGGTTCTCTGGGACGGAGGCAACAATGACATGCCGTTCTATGAGCCGGACCTCCTCATCACCTTGGCCGACCCTCACAGGCCTGGTCACGAGACGTCATTCCATCCCGGCGAGACGAACCTTCGCATGGCCGACGTGGTCGTCCTGAACAAGGTCGACACTGCGAAGCCCGAGGATGTGGACAGGGTGGAGGCCACGGTGAAGAGGATCAACCCGGGCGCGGCAGTCATTCGAGCGGCTTCTCCCATCGTGCTCGAGCAAGGGGACATGATAAGGGGGAAGAAGGCCCTCGTCGTGGAGGACGGTCCGACGTTGACGCACGGTGGCATGACCTACGGAGCCGGGGTGATAGCTGCGAGGCGTCACGGCGCTGCGGAACTCGTGGATCCCGAGCCGTACGCCGTCGGATCCATCAAGGCCACCTTGAGGAAGTACCCCGACCTGGAGCCTTTGCTGCCCGCAATGGGGTATGGCAGAGAGCAAATCCGCGAGCTGGAGGAGACGGTGAATCGAACCCCCGCCGATGTCGTCATCATAGGCACTCCCATAGACTTGCGGCGGGTGATGAACATCACGAAACCGGCGTTTCGTGTGAGCTACGAGCTCGAGGAGATAGGCCGTCCGACCCTGGAGGAGATCATCTTGGAGAGGTTCACCGGGACGCTCTTCTGA
- the fusA gene encoding elongation factor G, translating to MKRYRTEDLRNVALIAHGGAGKTSLAEAILYDAGAIDRLGRVDDGTSTMDYDPDEIRRKISISTSVAPLEWKGVKINLIDTPGYADFVGEVKSGLRVADSALVAVCAVSGVEVGTENVWRFADERGLARAIVVTKLDRENADFFKTVDAVRGAFGNRCVPVQIPIGSQDSFRGIVDLITMRAIVYKDGAGTKYEETDIPADLSGRARELRDALVEIAAEGDDELIEKYLEGSELTQEEILKGFRTGVVQGKVYPILCASALRNIGVQPLIDAIVSLLPSPAEAGVVEGKTPGSDEKAVRAPEDGAPLAALVFKTTADPFVGKISMFRVYSGLVRSDSQVYNVTRDSQERIGQVFFMRGKQQEPAGEVGAGDIAAVAKLSVTATGDTFTDKANPIVLPGIAFPKPTLAMAMKPKSKGDEEKISSGLARLAEEDPTVVVRRDVETSETIVEGMGEVHIEVIAEKLKRKFGTDVVLETPKVPYRETIRGTAKVEGKHKKQTGGRGQYGHVFLELEPLPPGGEFEFVDKIFGGAVPRQYIPAVEKGVRESLQEGVLAGYPVVDVKVTLYDGSYHPVDSSEMAFKIAASMAFKKGVMDARPVLLEPIMNVQVVVPENQMGDVMGDLNKRRGRIMGMEPHGKQQIIKAQVPMAEMFKYAIDLRSITGGRGSYSMEFSHYEEVPAQISQQIIEKTRKEKEQQG from the coding sequence TTGAAGAGATACCGGACGGAGGACCTCCGGAACGTTGCCCTCATCGCCCATGGCGGGGCAGGCAAGACGAGCCTTGCCGAGGCGATTTTGTATGATGCCGGCGCGATCGACAGGCTTGGTAGGGTCGATGATGGAACGAGCACCATGGACTACGATCCCGATGAGATCAGGCGCAAGATATCCATCTCCACCTCGGTCGCCCCGCTCGAGTGGAAGGGCGTGAAGATCAATCTCATCGACACGCCTGGCTATGCGGACTTCGTCGGCGAGGTGAAGAGCGGTCTGCGGGTGGCGGACTCGGCTCTCGTCGCGGTGTGCGCGGTCTCTGGAGTGGAGGTCGGAACGGAGAACGTGTGGAGATTCGCTGACGAGCGCGGGCTTGCCAGGGCTATCGTAGTAACGAAGCTGGATCGCGAGAACGCCGACTTCTTCAAGACGGTCGACGCCGTGAGAGGCGCTTTCGGAAACCGATGCGTCCCGGTGCAGATCCCCATAGGCTCGCAGGACAGTTTCCGTGGAATAGTGGACCTCATCACGATGAGGGCGATCGTATACAAGGATGGGGCCGGGACTAAGTACGAGGAGACCGACATTCCAGCTGACCTTTCTGGAAGGGCGCGTGAGCTGCGCGACGCCCTCGTGGAGATAGCCGCTGAGGGCGACGACGAGCTCATCGAGAAGTACCTTGAGGGCAGTGAACTCACCCAGGAAGAGATCTTGAAGGGTTTCCGGACGGGGGTCGTCCAGGGCAAGGTGTATCCGATCCTGTGCGCGTCCGCGCTCCGGAACATAGGTGTGCAACCGCTCATCGACGCCATCGTGTCGCTGCTCCCTTCACCGGCGGAAGCGGGCGTCGTTGAAGGCAAGACGCCCGGGTCCGACGAGAAGGCGGTCAGGGCACCAGAGGACGGCGCGCCCCTGGCGGCGCTGGTCTTCAAGACAACCGCGGACCCGTTCGTCGGCAAGATCAGCATGTTCCGGGTGTATTCCGGTCTCGTCAGGTCGGATTCACAGGTTTACAACGTAACCCGCGACTCGCAGGAACGCATCGGGCAAGTGTTCTTCATGAGGGGAAAGCAGCAGGAGCCCGCGGGTGAGGTGGGTGCTGGAGACATCGCGGCTGTCGCGAAACTCTCAGTGACGGCGACGGGGGACACGTTCACGGACAAAGCCAATCCAATAGTGTTGCCAGGCATAGCCTTCCCGAAGCCCACGTTGGCGATGGCAATGAAGCCCAAGAGCAAGGGCGACGAGGAGAAAATCAGCAGCGGCCTCGCGAGGCTCGCCGAGGAAGACCCCACGGTCGTGGTCAGACGGGACGTGGAGACTTCCGAGACCATAGTCGAGGGAATGGGAGAAGTCCACATAGAAGTCATTGCCGAGAAGCTCAAGAGGAAATTCGGAACGGACGTGGTTCTTGAGACTCCGAAGGTCCCGTACCGTGAGACGATTCGCGGGACAGCGAAGGTCGAAGGGAAACACAAGAAACAGACCGGCGGCCGAGGCCAGTATGGCCACGTCTTCCTCGAACTCGAGCCGCTGCCCCCGGGAGGAGAGTTCGAGTTCGTAGACAAGATCTTCGGCGGCGCCGTGCCGAGGCAGTACATCCCCGCCGTGGAAAAGGGCGTGAGGGAGTCCCTTCAGGAGGGCGTGCTCGCTGGGTACCCCGTCGTTGACGTCAAGGTGACGCTGTATGATGGCTCATACCATCCGGTGGACTCGTCGGAAATGGCGTTCAAGATCGCAGCGTCGATGGCGTTCAAGAAGGGAGTCATGGACGCCCGCCCGGTGCTGCTCGAGCCCATAATGAACGTCCAGGTCGTGGTGCCTGAGAACCAGATGGGGGACGTCATGGGCGACCTCAACAAGAGGCGCGGACGGATCATGGGAATGGAACCTCACGGCAAGCAGCAGATTATCAAGGCGCAGGTGCCCATGGCTGAGATGTTCAAGTACGCCATAGATCTCCGCTCCATCACGGGCGGGCGCGGGTCATACTCTATGGAGTTCTCTCACTACGAGGAGGTGCCCGCGCAGATCAGCCAGCAGATCATTGAGAAGACGAGGAAGGAGAAGGAGCAGCAGGGTTAG